The Proteiniphilum propionicum genome contains the following window.
ATACTTTTTTTGCATCAAGGGCTTACAGCTATCTATCCAACGACCCTGCGACCTGCGTTAACTGCCACATTATGGGCCCGTACTATGCAACCTGGATGCATAGTTCTCACGGCAGGAACACTACATGCAACGACTGTCACGTTCCGCAGGACAGTAAAGTAAAGGGATATTATTTTAAAGCAGTGGACGGATTACGCCATTCTGCCATATTCACCATCCGTGGAGAAAATCAGGCTATCCAAGCTATAGAAGCAAGCTCTCAGGTGATAATGGATAATTGTATTCGTTGCCATACTCAGCTCAACACCGAGTTTGTAAAAATCGGACGAATGGATTTCAAGGAGGTGAAGAATATGGGAGGTAACGCTTGCTGGGATTGCCACAGGAATGTACCGCACACCCTAAGCAGGTCGCTTTCATCAACACCTAATGCACGAGTACCTATGCCTGAAAGCAATGTTCCGGAATGGCTTCACAACATGGTGAAGAGATCAGAAATGAATAATACCAACCGTTGACAGATGCGGTATGCGGAAGACTAAGAGCTTTTGGCAGCTTACTGAAAGAAGCTGAGAATTGGTGATTGAAGCAGGACAGAAAGACTATGATGGCTACCCGAGGGCGGTTGGGCGATAAGAGTTGGCAAGGGACGGTTGAAAACTAAAAAACTGAAAACTAAGCATAAAACAGAGTTACTATGAACAGTAAAAGGCACAGTGACAGGATGAAGCCCTGGGTTGGGTGGTTTCTTTTTTTCGTTACGATGGGAATGGTATTCCTTTTGGGAATGCTGGCAGCTTCAATCACACAAAGAAGAGCCGAGATAGCTAGCGTGATGAACAACAGGAAAGTAGAAATAACTGGTATAGAGCCAAGAAGTGAGCTTTTTGCCGTTAACTATCCACACGAATACGAGACATGGAGCAGAACAGCCGATACCACTTTCCAGAGTGAATTTAACGGGAGCAAAGCAGTGGATGTACTTGCTGAACGTCCCGAGATGGTTATCCTTTGGGCCGGCTATGCTTTTTCAAAAGATTACAATACTCCCAGGGGGCATATGCATGCAGTGGAGGATGTGCATCATACATTGCGTACCGGAGCCCCAATGACTCCGGAAGAAGGGCCGCAGCCGGCAACCTGTTGGACATGTAAAAGTCCCGATGTACCCCGGCTGATGGAGTCTGAAGGCATCGCCGAATTCTATAACAAGACATGGGCCCACTGGGGGCAAGAGGTGGTAAACCCGATTGGTTGTGCAGACTGTCATAACGCAGAAACCATGGATTTGAAAATCAGCCGGCCCGGATTGATTGAAGGATTCGAAAATATGGGGCTGGATATTAAAGAAGCTACTCATCAGGAAATGCGTTCGCTGGCTTGTGCACAATGCCATGTAGAATACTACTTCACACCCGTGGGAAAATATCTGATCTTCCCATGGCACAATGGAACTACCATGGAGGGTGCAGAACAGTATTACGACAGCATAGGGTTTGCAGATTATACACACGCACTGAGCAAAGCACCAATCATAAAAGCGCAACACCCCGATTACGAGATATTCAAGACAGGTATCCATGCACAGCGAGGGGTCTCCTGTGCCGACTGCCATATGCCTTATATTTCAGAAGGTGGTATAAAATACAGCAGTCACCATGTGAGAAGCCCGCTGGCAAGCATGAATAACACCTGTCAGGTGTGCCATAGAGAGACGGAAGAGGACCTTCGCGATGCAGTGTATGAACGCCAGCGCAGTGCAAACCAGATTCGCGATCTGGTAGAGAAAGAGCTCGCTACCGCACATTTGGAGGCTCAGTACGCGTGGAACAAAGGGGCAACCGCGACACAGATGAAAAATGTACTGCAGCTTCTCCGACAGTCGCAATGGCGCTGGGATTACGCTGTTGCTTCACACGGTGGGGCCTTTCACTCTCCGGTTGAATATCAGCGTATTCTTTCATTAAGCCTTGACAGGGCTCACAAAGCCAGGTTTGAAACGGCAAAAGTACTTGCACAACTTGGATTTACCGGAGATGTTCCTCTACCCGATATTTCCACGAAAGAAAAAGCACAGGCTTATATCGGCCTTGATATGCAGAAAGAGAAAACCGATAAAAAAATATTTCAGGAGGTTATTATCCCTCAATGGCTTAAAATAGCCAGAGAGAACGACCGGCTGGCAAGCTTGAATTAAAAAGATAGATGAAAAATTCTTCACGAAATATCTGGGAGCAACCATGGGGATATACAGAAGGTTTTATACTTACCGCCGGTATCCTGCTCACGGGATTCTTTCTGCAGTTGGCCGTTGGAAATATTGAGATTTCCCTTTTCGCCGCACCTGTAAATTATATCACTGGTGCACTGTTTATCACGGGGATTATTCTTTTACATCTTCTGTCCGGGAAAAGCCGTGTAACAAGGTGGTTGTCGGGAATATATGCAGCCATTCCTGCAGTTAGTGCTCTGCTCCTCCTCTGTATAATTCTGGGATTACTCCCTCAACTCCCAAAAGAGATAGCCGGCAATGAGCTGCCACCTGGCATATTCAAACCGCTGGGCTGGTACCAGATGACTACTTCATGGCCATTTATACTGCTGTGCTTTTATTTGTTAATGATCTTGGGACTGGCTATACTCAAAAGGACAAGGAGGAAACAGTCGTTACGCGATATCGGGTTCTATCTGAATCATATCGGCCTTTTTGTCGCCCTGCTGGGAGGAATACTCGGCAGTGCAGATATGGAGCGACTCATCATGAGTGTAAATGAGGGGCAAGTGGAGTGGCGTGCGACAGACAGACAAGGGACAATAAAAGAGCTAACTATTGCTATCCAATTGGATTCATTCATTATTGAAGAGTATGAACCTAAGCTGGTGATTATTGATAATGAAACAGGAATTGTGTTACCTCTATCACGACCCGAAAGTTACATGTTTGAAGGAGCAGGAAAGACTGCCCTGCTGGCTGGAGCTACAATTGAGATTATTGAATATCTGCCTCATGCAGCCATCTTCAGGGATTCTGCTTTTTTGAATGTGGTACCAATGATGATGGAGGGAGCAGCCATCGCCATGAAGATAAGGGTGGACAAAGCAGGACTACCTTGTCCTGTGGAGGGATGGGTCAGCAACGGCAGTTATCTTTTTCCGCCTAACCAGTTGCAGATCGATGAGCATACCAGTGTAGCCATGCCGCTGCAGGAGGTTAAGAAATACAGATCGCATGTAACCGTCTATACTGAAGCAGGGCATACGCAAAAAATTGTCATTGAAGTAAACAAGCCATTATCAATAGGAGACTGGACAATTTATCAATACAGCTACGATGATTCAAAAGGAAAATACTCAGACACACCGATTTTTGAACTCGTGCGTGATCCGTGGCTGAAAGTGGTTTACAGCGGCATCTTCATGCTTATTGCAGGAGCCATCTTTATTTTTATTGCCGGACCTGAAAAAAGTATATTATGACCTGGAGTTCATTTATTTATTTTGCATTTGGTGCAGTACTCCTTTGGAGTTTTGGAGCAATTCTTGCGTACAAAAACAGAAACAAGGCAATGCCGTCAATGTTTACAGCGGCTGGACTTATGCTCTTTTTCATTTTTATATCGGGCCTCTGGATATCTTTGGAGAGACCGCCCCTGCGTACCATGGGCGAGACACGCCTTTGGTATTCGTTTTTCCTGCCTGTTGCGGGGCTGCTTACCTATCTAAGGTGGAACTACAGATGGATAATTTCATTCACCACTCTGCTCTCCTCGGTTTTTATAATTATAAATATCGCGAGCCCGGATATCCATAACAAAGTGCTCATGCCGGCACTGCAGAGCCCCTGGTTCGCCCCGCACGTTATTATCTACATGTTTTCCTATGCCATTGTGGGCGCCGCAACACTAGTAGCCATATACTATCTTGCCAGGGAGAATAAAATCGTCTGCAAAGCCCACATCATGAATATGACAGACAATATGGTGTATGCCGGTGTTGCCTGCATTACACTGGGCATGCTTATGGGAGCTATCTGGGCTAAAGATGCATGGGGACATTACTGGAGCTGGGATCCAAAAGAGACATGGGCTGCAACCACCTGGCTGGGGTACCTGATCTATATCCATTACCGCCTTAAAAGAAACTCTTCAAACAGAATCTCCATGATCATTCTGGTAGTTGCTTTTATATTGTTGCAAATATGTTGGTATGGATTGAACTACCTCCCCCCGGCAAAGCAAAGTATCCACACCTACTCTTCACAATGAGTGAATCGTTTACAGCATCCAATACCCGAAAACAATATATCTTAATGGTTGTCAGTACAAAATTACAATTGAACTTTCGCATGTGTTATGATAAGAGCTAAATCATTCAACTGACAACGTTTTGCGACCCGTTTTATCGCAGAAGCGCTCCACAAAAGATTGATATATCATATATTTAACTTTATACAATAGTAACTATCACATTAGGAACTTGATTAAATAAGATTTTTTCCGTATAAAAATCTTTTGTTCAACAAAATTGAAAAAACAACTACAAAATGATTAATTTTGTAGCTTCATCAAAATAATAATGTGTAGGTATGTCAAGATTACGATTTAAAGCGGTAGAAGCAGCATCAAAAAGAATTCCTGTAGAAGTTTCAGTTCCTGATCAGTTACCCTCCGAATATTTTGGTAAATATGTGTTCAATAGAACACAAATGTCAAAATATCTTTCAAAGGAAACTATGAATACCGTACTTGAGGCAATAGACCGCGGGACCACCCTGCATCGTGAGATCGCCGACCATGTGGCGGCAGGCATGAAGATGTGGGCAATGGAAATGGGTGCTACACATTATACTCACTGGTTTCAACCGCTCACCGAGGGAACTGCAGAAAAGCATGACTCGTTTATCGATTATGTGAATGGGCCGGGGGGGGGTATCATTGAACGCTTCTCCGGAAAATTGCTGGCTCAGCAGGAACCTGATGCATCTAGTTTTCCAAGTGGCGGCATACGAAATACTTTTGAAGCGAGAGGATATACAGCATGGGACCCCTCCTCCCCCGCTTTTATCA
Protein-coding sequences here:
- the ccsA gene encoding cytochrome c biogenesis protein CcsA, with translation MTWSSFIYFAFGAVLLWSFGAILAYKNRNKAMPSMFTAAGLMLFFIFISGLWISLERPPLRTMGETRLWYSFFLPVAGLLTYLRWNYRWIISFTTLLSSVFIIINIASPDIHNKVLMPALQSPWFAPHVIIYMFSYAIVGAATLVAIYYLARENKIVCKAHIMNMTDNMVYAGVACITLGMLMGAIWAKDAWGHYWSWDPKETWAATTWLGYLIYIHYRLKRNSSNRISMIILVVAFILLQICWYGLNYLPPAKQSIHTYSSQ
- a CDS encoding cytochrome c biogenesis protein ResB, with the translated sequence MKNSSRNIWEQPWGYTEGFILTAGILLTGFFLQLAVGNIEISLFAAPVNYITGALFITGIILLHLLSGKSRVTRWLSGIYAAIPAVSALLLLCIILGLLPQLPKEIAGNELPPGIFKPLGWYQMTTSWPFILLCFYLLMILGLAILKRTRRKQSLRDIGFYLNHIGLFVALLGGILGSADMERLIMSVNEGQVEWRATDRQGTIKELTIAIQLDSFIIEEYEPKLVIIDNETGIVLPLSRPESYMFEGAGKTALLAGATIEIIEYLPHAAIFRDSAFLNVVPMMMEGAAIAMKIRVDKAGLPCPVEGWVSNGSYLFPPNQLQIDEHTSVAMPLQEVKKYRSHVTVYTEAGHTQKIVIEVNKPLSIGDWTIYQYSYDDSKGKYSDTPIFELVRDPWLKVVYSGIFMLIAGAIFIFIAGPEKSIL
- the nrfH gene encoding cytochrome c nitrite reductase small subunit, which encodes MNRLRNFRNKIKPRGGWRYPAIIISGAFVGLFAYTFFASRAYSYLSNDPATCVNCHIMGPYYATWMHSSHGRNTTCNDCHVPQDSKVKGYYFKAVDGLRHSAIFTIRGENQAIQAIEASSQVIMDNCIRCHTQLNTEFVKIGRMDFKEVKNMGGNACWDCHRNVPHTLSRSLSSTPNARVPMPESNVPEWLHNMVKRSEMNNTNR
- the nrfA gene encoding ammonia-forming cytochrome c nitrite reductase → MNSKRHSDRMKPWVGWFLFFVTMGMVFLLGMLAASITQRRAEIASVMNNRKVEITGIEPRSELFAVNYPHEYETWSRTADTTFQSEFNGSKAVDVLAERPEMVILWAGYAFSKDYNTPRGHMHAVEDVHHTLRTGAPMTPEEGPQPATCWTCKSPDVPRLMESEGIAEFYNKTWAHWGQEVVNPIGCADCHNAETMDLKISRPGLIEGFENMGLDIKEATHQEMRSLACAQCHVEYYFTPVGKYLIFPWHNGTTMEGAEQYYDSIGFADYTHALSKAPIIKAQHPDYEIFKTGIHAQRGVSCADCHMPYISEGGIKYSSHHVRSPLASMNNTCQVCHRETEEDLRDAVYERQRSANQIRDLVEKELATAHLEAQYAWNKGATATQMKNVLQLLRQSQWRWDYAVASHGGAFHSPVEYQRILSLSLDRAHKARFETAKVLAQLGFTGDVPLPDISTKEKAQAYIGLDMQKEKTDKKIFQEVIIPQWLKIARENDRLASLN